The Cellulomonas oligotrophica sequence AGGACGGCGGTGCCGACGAGGAGGACGGCGACGGCGCGGGCGCGGCGCAGGACGGCGTGCAGCATGCGGAGACCTCGAGAGGGGTCGACGGGTGGGTACGTCCGTCTCTCGACGCCGCGGCGGGCGAACTGAACGCGTGTCCACGTTCTTTCGCCCGCTCGGTCTCACTTGTCTGGGCGCTAGGACCCAGGTCCCGGGTGCTAGCACCCCCACCACGCCTGACCTGCGGTGATGCCCGTCACACCGCGTGCGGTGTCAGGCCCCCGCCCCGGGCACCTGGTCGCGGACGTCCTCGTACTCCGCCGCCGCGGGCAGCTCGCCCGGGGCGTACACCAGACGCAGCACGCCCGAGCCGAACGCCTCGGAGCGCAGCAGCCGCAGCGGCTGGACGTCGCCCTCGTCGAACAGCCGCCCGCCGTGCCGGGCGGCGACGGGGTGCACGAGCAGCCGCAGCTCGTCGAGCAGCCCGGCCGCGAGCAGCTGCCGCACGACCGACGGCGACCCCGCGACGAGCACCTTGCGCACCCCCGGCTCGGCCGCGACCGCCCGCACGGTGCCCAGCAGGTCGGCGGCCCGCTCGACGTTGCGCCACCCCAGGTCCTGGTCGCCGCGCGTCGCGACGACCTTGCGCACGTCCCCGAGCTGCGCGGCGAACGTCGCGTCGTCCTCGCCCGCCGCCTCCCGGTCCGGCCAGGCGCCCGCGAAGCTGTCGTACGTCACGCGCCCGAGCAGCAGCACGTCGACGTCCTCGTAGTCCTCCGCGACCGCGGCGCCCATCTGCTCGTCGAAGTACGGGAAGTGCCAGGCCGGGTCGACCTCGACGACACCGTCGAGGGAGATGAACAGGGTCGAGACGATCGTCGCGGTCACACAGACCTCCAGGCTCGTGGCGCCCGCCCGTCGCGGGCACCCGGACGACAAGACCCGCGGCAGCGGGCGAACTGAGCGGGTCGTCGCGGGTCAGCGCGGGTCAGGGACCACCGGCAGGACCACGCGGGACGGGTGGGCGGCGTCGTGGTGGACCCGCTGGTGCGCGACCCGCCGACCGGCGGGGCCGGTGAGCGCGGCCAGACCACCGGTCCCGGGGTTCACGTCGAACCGCGGGAAGCTCGCGCTCGCCACCTCCAGCCGCAGCCGGTGCCCGGCGGCGAACGCGTGGGCGGCGGCGCCCAGGCGCACGGTGACCTCGCGGACCTCGCCCGGGGGGACGGGTCCCAGCACCTGCCCGGCGCGGACGACACCGTCGACGACGCCGAGCGCCGTGCCGTCGGGGTGCACGTCGACCAGCGTGGCCGTCCAGTCGGCGTCGAGGGCGTCGGTCGCGACCCAGAGCGTCGCGACGACGTCGCCCACCACCGTGACGGCGTCCCCGAGCGGGGCCGAGTCGAACCGCAGGACGTCACGCCGGCCGTCGAGCACGCGACGCTCCCAGGGACCGGTGCCGCGGGCGGCGTCGCCACGGGCGAAGAGGTTCGGCCCGCCGACCGTCGGCACCGGGGCGGCCGGGTCGGCGACGTACGTGGACGGCGCCGCGGCCCCGGGCGCCGCGTCGGGCGCGAGGACGCCGCCGGGCTGCAGGTGCCACGGGGTCGCGGTCGCGGGCGGCGGCCAGTCCTCCAGGTCACGCCACGCGCCCTCCCCCGTGACGAGCAGGCGCACGCGCGGACCGTCGTCGACGGGGGCGCCGGTGGCGTGCGCGACGAGGAAGTCCAGGCCCTGCGCGGCCACGGCCTCGGCACCCCGGGCCGCCACCCGGCCGTGGTCGACCTCCCCCAGCGCCCGACCGGCGGGCCCGTGCCCCCAGGGGCCGACGACGAGGCGGGAGCCGGGCGGGCAGGAGCGGAGCAGGTCGAGCGTCAGGTCGCGGAAGACGTCGTGCCACCCGGCCACCAGGAACGTCGGCAGCGCGGGGCGGGGCAGGAGCGCACGCTCGGCCCACCCCGGGTCGGTCGGCGGGTGCGTGACCCAGTCCCGCCAGGCGGGGAACCACCGGGCGAGCACGGGGTGGTCGACGACGACGCCGTCGAGCGCGACCTGCTCCCCGGCCTCCGCCAGCTCCTCCCACGCGGCGAGGTCGGCGGCGACGTCCTGGCCGGCGGCCGCCGCGCGGGCGATCTCGGCCCGTGCCATCGCGGTGACCCAGCCGAGCGCCGAGCCGAGCAGCAGCGCACCGTCGCGGTAGACCACGCCG is a genomic window containing:
- a CDS encoding dihydrofolate reductase family protein translates to MTATIVSTLFISLDGVVEVDPAWHFPYFDEQMGAAVAEDYEDVDVLLLGRVTYDSFAGAWPDREAAGEDDATFAAQLGDVRKVVATRGDQDLGWRNVERAADLLGTVRAVAAEPGVRKVLVAGSPSVVRQLLAAGLLDELRLLVHPVAARHGGRLFDEGDVQPLRLLRSEAFGSGVLRLVYAPGELPAAAEYEDVRDQVPGAGA
- a CDS encoding CocE/NonD family hydrolase, with protein sequence MTGPAGEQAGPHVPGRDVTSVVERGVPVPLADGTVLRATVHRPVTDAPVPVVLALTPYPVDAVRAEIGEDALVERGVAVVVVALRGTGASDGTFVPWAGHRADGWDVVDWCARQEWSTGAVVGWGRSYLAQTLLAVAAAGHPALRALHLAVVPGDPVGVVYRDGALLLGSALGWVTAMARAEIARAAAAGQDVAADLAAWEELAEAGEQVALDGVVVDHPVLARWFPAWRDWVTHPPTDPGWAERALLPRPALPTFLVAGWHDVFRDLTLDLLRSCPPGSRLVVGPWGHGPAGRALGEVDHGRVAARGAEAVAAQGLDFLVAHATGAPVDDGPRVRLLVTGEGAWRDLEDWPPPATATPWHLQPGGVLAPDAAPGAAAPSTYVADPAAPVPTVGGPNLFARGDAARGTGPWERRVLDGRRDVLRFDSAPLGDAVTVVGDVVATLWVATDALDADWTATLVDVHPDGTALGVVDGVVRAGQVLGPVPPGEVREVTVRLGAAAHAFAAGHRLRLEVASASFPRFDVNPGTGGLAALTGPAGRRVAHQRVHHDAAHPSRVVLPVVPDPR